One stretch of Carassius carassius chromosome 18, fCarCar2.1, whole genome shotgun sequence DNA includes these proteins:
- the LOC132091738 gene encoding disks large-associated protein 2-like — protein MQDAYHEGRPSRGVLWAPDSHSRVIYNSADSLDSAKPVTLAMETTSKRLTSAGSYSSVQTCDKAILVSKAEEYLKAPRSSIGIQVEAATDSETDSKGLPQYQSVGIQVEDEKRLGRFKRSNSVTTAVQADLELEGFPSTEDKSLQFGGFQRHSEPSTPTQYNMVRTVRTQGLFSYREDNRPSSGPPSPQPEPWLVEPTLEAAESGHVSPLRRDGSWFMQLLHRETKRMEGWCKDMEREAEEHDLSEEILGKIRSAVGSAHLLMSQKFQQFYWLCQQNLDPSTMPRPTAQDLAGFWDLLQLSIDDVTAKFDELQQIKSNEWRIVESPEKKERKWPPPVTKRPPKGRGAVMRERSLDLQDRQRQEARRRLLAAKRAASFRQSSVTERADSIEIYIPEAQTRL, from the exons ATGCAGGATGCGTACCACGAGGGTCGACCATCACGGGGAGTGCTTTGGGCACCGGATAGCCACAGCCGGGTTATCTACAACTCTGCCGACAGTCTGGATAGCGCAAAGCCAGTAACCCTAGCAATGGAAACCACATCCAAGCGCCTCACTTCTGCGGGGAGCTACAGCTCTGTTCAGACCTGCGATAAGGCCATCCTGGTGTCTAAAGCAGAGGAATACCTCAAGGCTCCACGTTCTTCTATCGGGATACAG GTGGAAGCAGCCACAGATTCTGAGACAGATAGTAAAGGTCTTCCACAGTATCAGTCTGTGGGTATCCAGGTTGAGGATGAGAAGAG ACTTGGCCGCTTTAAACGGTCCAACAGTGTGACGACGGCAGTTCAGGCCGATTTGGAGCTGGAGGGGTTTCCATCGACCGAAGACAAGAGTCTGCAGTTTGGAGGATTTCAACGTCATTCTGAACCCAGTACACCCACACAGTATAACATGGTTCGGACTGTACGCACACAGGGCCTTTTTAGCTACCGTGAGGATAACAGGCCCTCCAGTGGGCCGCCCAGTCCGCAGCCTGAACCCTGGCTGGTGGAGCCCACTCTTGAAGCAGCCGAGTCCGGCCACGTGTCTCCACTCCGCCGCGATGGCAGCTGGTTCATGCAGCTTCTGCACAGAGAGACTAAACGTATGGAGGGCTGGTGCAAAGATATGGAACGTGAGGCTGAGGAGCATGACCTATCGGAGGAGA TTCTTGGGAAGATCCGGAGTGCTGTGGGCAGCGCTCACCTCCTAATGTCCCAGAAATTCCAGCAGTTTTACTGGTTGTGTCAGCAAAATTTG GACCCCAGCACTATGCCGCGCCCCACAGCTCAGGACCTGGCTGGCTTCTGGGATCTCCTGCAGCTCTCCATAGATGATGTCACTGCCAAGTTTGATGAGCTGCAGCAAATCAAGAGTAATGAGTGGAGGATAGTGGAGAGTCCTGAGAAGAAG GAAAGAAAATGGCCACCTCCTGTTACAAAGAGGCCTCCTAAAGGTCGAGGAGCTGTCATGCGTGAGCGATCCTTGGATCTGCAGGACCGTCAGAGGCAAGAGGCCCGCCGTAGGCTCCTAGCTGCAAAACGGGCTGCGTCGTTCCGTCAGAGCTCAGTTACAGAGCGGGCCGACAGCATAGAGATTTACATCCCTGAAGCCCAAACACGTTTATGA